In Streptomyces ambofaciens ATCC 23877, a single genomic region encodes these proteins:
- a CDS encoding protein phosphatase 2C domain-containing protein gives MRTELVSEPGQADHPNEDFASVGLPASGQGGSIVVLDGVTPPRSGTGCLHSVPWFTARLGGALTELTVSLPDVPLVEALSRAIAHTAAAHVKTCDLSHPRTPQATVVLARWSPASVEYLVLSDSALLVESPDGTVTGLLDDRLARLPRSALATEALVDANLRNREGGFFTAAADPAVAERAVTGVLPRGEVRTLAALTDGAARWVETFREGDWAECLALVRKQGARALVDRVRELERADAAGTREFLGRGKTHDDATVVYAEL, from the coding sequence ATGCGCACGGAACTCGTCTCGGAACCCGGTCAGGCCGACCACCCCAACGAGGACTTCGCGAGCGTCGGACTTCCGGCCTCGGGGCAGGGCGGTTCGATCGTCGTCCTCGACGGCGTGACACCACCGCGGAGTGGGACGGGGTGTCTGCATTCCGTGCCCTGGTTCACCGCACGCCTCGGCGGCGCACTGACCGAACTGACCGTTTCACTCCCGGATGTTCCCCTCGTCGAAGCCCTGTCCCGCGCCATCGCGCATACCGCGGCGGCGCACGTGAAAACCTGTGACCTTTCTCACCCACGCACCCCACAGGCAACCGTGGTGCTGGCCCGCTGGTCCCCGGCCTCGGTCGAGTACCTGGTCCTGTCCGACTCGGCCCTGCTGGTGGAGTCCCCCGACGGCACCGTCACGGGCCTCCTGGACGACCGGCTGGCCCGGTTGCCCCGCTCGGCCCTGGCCACCGAGGCACTGGTGGACGCGAACCTCCGGAACAGGGAGGGCGGCTTCTTCACGGCCGCGGCCGACCCGGCGGTGGCGGAACGGGCGGTGACGGGAGTGCTGCCGCGCGGCGAGGTGCGGACACTGGCGGCGCTGACGGACGGGGCCGCGCGGTGGGTGGAGACGTTCCGGGAGGGCGACTGGGCGGAGTGCCTCGCCCTGGTGCGGAAGCAGGGCGCGCGGGCCCTGGTGGACCGGGTCCGGGAGCTGGAGCGCGCGGACGCGGCGGGGACCCGGGAGTTCCTGGGGCGGGGCAAGACGCACGACGACGCGACGGTGGTCTACGCGGAGCTCTGA